One genomic segment of Thermovibrio guaymasensis includes these proteins:
- a CDS encoding DUF481 domain-containing protein, which translates to MKKTILFLCLFTLFPKVSLGSGEFTLSFTQTSGNSGTNTLAVSYQLNRELSRWKFSSRGDYLYKEDDGEETSNKLNLEGTVGRKFKDKFFLEFYGFIFRDPFSGYDFRGGLGPGLSWRISENLTVSGSFTYTYNNYSAGESSTYSQAELKGNYFKKLTSSLLFEQSLSYQVSFKDKDDYFLHSRTTFKVPFGSNLSLNLSYRVDYQNLLPDDAEYHTDRTFLLGVSYSF; encoded by the coding sequence ATGAAGAAAACTATTTTGTTCCTTTGTCTCTTTACTCTCTTTCCTAAAGTTTCTTTAGGTTCGGGGGAATTTACACTGTCTTTTACGCAGACCTCGGGAAACAGCGGCACCAATACTCTGGCAGTTTCTTATCAGCTAAATAGGGAGCTATCCAGGTGGAAGTTTTCCTCAAGGGGAGATTACCTATACAAAGAAGATGACGGAGAAGAGACGTCTAACAAGCTGAACTTAGAAGGAACGGTTGGGAGGAAATTTAAAGACAAATTCTTTTTGGAGTTCTACGGGTTTATCTTCAGAGACCCTTTTTCAGGGTACGACTTTAGAGGCGGTTTAGGACCTGGTCTATCCTGGAGAATAAGTGAGAATTTAACGGTTTCTGGAAGTTTCACTTATACCTACAATAACTACTCGGCAGGAGAGAGCTCTACCTACTCTCAGGCTGAACTAAAAGGAAATTACTTTAAGAAGTTAACTTCTAGTCTTCTATTTGAGCAGAGTCTATCGTACCAGGTTTCCTTTAAGGATAAGGATGACTACTTCCTCCACTCAAGGACAACTTTTAAAGTGCCTTTTGGTTCAAACCTATCCTTGAACCTATCCTACAGAGTAGATTACCAAAACCTCCTTCCAGACGATGCTGAGTATCATACCGATAGGACTTTCCTGCTTGGAGTAAGCTATAGTTTTTAA
- a CDS encoding TIGR03960 family B12-binding radical SAM protein, translating into MTMSFSFKDRILESLTDLYRVKKPASYLPLELNLRAPRFEEREVRFVISYPDLYEVGSSHIGGKILYHLVNSTDFALMHRAYLPRPDMQAFMKERGISLYTLEELRPVRDYNLWGFSFSSELTYTNALKLLELAGVPIYSEEREGWNFPVVFAGGPCVYNPVPLSPFFDLFSIGDGEETLVELGRLYRDIKRSGGSREDFLREARKVRGVWVPKFGRHPVKKAVFAKVPEGFYHTSPPVPTVETTQDRIAVEAARGCLRGCRFCQAGYVYRPYRERDEKLVKRLIEETFRNTGYEEASLSALSISDHSRFNTLVPEVMEVCYREMISLSLPSMRVKGFNPDLASQIMQVKKTGFTLAPEVGSDRLRRIINKDLTNEDLFRAVEGLFSRGWNRIKLYFMIGLPFEEWEDIEALVDMLWQVHKIGRRYRGRKHLAAGISIFVPKPFTPFQWEPFSLEEEVTEKISFIKRKAPKSFTLRFHDYRQSTVEALLTRGGEGVSRLIFEAYRLGCQLDGWDEYFNWESWTGAFDRSGIDLNRELGRRSLEEELPWDFIEGVVKKEFLIRELDRARRELWTPDCRIVGCHACGACTPEEIRKLKDYPIPEKIEFKVPPRPKREFPLKRKVALIFEKRGFSRFLSLLDLTRAFTRTFRKFKVPLRYSQGFNPHPKINILLGLPVGVEGLGEIVELELTEESFDFDGLIEESVKFLPEGLKFKSFVDLDLKETLLKRIERVTYLIEPKGDFNLDPLRAERGVTRKGKEVVLKDWILDLDREDGRLRIDVKVLNGNTLNVQDILNLIGLDLGSADVVRKELYPV; encoded by the coding sequence ATGACGATGAGTTTTAGCTTTAAGGATAGGATACTAGAGAGTTTAACGGACCTTTACAGAGTAAAGAAACCTGCTTCCTACCTCCCTTTGGAGCTTAATTTGAGAGCTCCCAGATTTGAGGAGAGGGAAGTTCGTTTTGTTATCTCTTATCCGGACCTCTATGAGGTAGGTTCTTCACACATCGGAGGGAAAATCCTCTACCACCTTGTAAACTCAACCGATTTTGCCCTTATGCACAGGGCTTACCTACCAAGGCCCGATATGCAGGCCTTTATGAAGGAAAGGGGAATTTCCCTTTATACTCTGGAAGAGCTTAGGCCGGTTAGGGACTACAACCTTTGGGGCTTTTCCTTTTCATCAGAGCTTACTTACACGAACGCTTTAAAGCTCCTTGAGCTTGCAGGAGTTCCCATTTACTCTGAAGAGAGGGAAGGTTGGAACTTTCCGGTTGTCTTTGCAGGAGGACCCTGCGTCTACAACCCAGTTCCCCTTTCTCCCTTCTTTGACCTCTTCTCCATTGGTGACGGTGAGGAAACGCTAGTTGAACTGGGAAGACTCTACAGGGATATAAAGAGAAGTGGAGGGAGTAGGGAGGATTTCCTGAGGGAGGCAAGGAAGGTAAGGGGAGTTTGGGTTCCAAAGTTTGGAAGGCATCCAGTTAAGAAGGCTGTTTTCGCTAAAGTTCCAGAAGGTTTTTACCATACTTCTCCCCCCGTTCCTACGGTTGAAACGACCCAAGATAGGATTGCAGTTGAGGCAGCAAGGGGCTGTTTGAGAGGGTGTAGGTTCTGTCAGGCCGGATACGTGTACAGGCCCTACAGGGAGAGAGATGAAAAGCTTGTAAAGAGATTGATTGAGGAGACTTTCAGGAATACAGGTTATGAAGAGGCTTCACTGTCTGCCCTTTCAATTTCCGACCACAGCCGCTTTAACACCCTCGTTCCTGAAGTTATGGAGGTTTGCTACAGAGAGATGATTTCCCTCTCCCTTCCTTCAATGAGGGTTAAGGGCTTTAACCCTGATCTGGCCTCTCAGATAATGCAGGTTAAGAAAACGGGCTTTACACTTGCTCCAGAGGTCGGTTCAGACCGGCTTAGGAGGATAATAAATAAGGATTTAACCAACGAGGATCTCTTTAGGGCAGTTGAGGGACTCTTTAGCCGAGGTTGGAACAGAATCAAGCTCTACTTTATGATTGGCCTTCCCTTTGAGGAGTGGGAGGATATTGAGGCCCTCGTTGATATGCTGTGGCAGGTTCATAAGATCGGAAGGAGGTACAGAGGGAGAAAACACCTTGCAGCTGGAATTTCAATTTTTGTTCCAAAACCCTTTACTCCTTTCCAGTGGGAACCTTTTTCCCTTGAAGAGGAGGTAACTGAGAAAATCTCCTTTATAAAGAGGAAGGCTCCTAAGAGCTTTACCTTAAGGTTTCACGATTACAGACAGTCAACTGTAGAGGCCCTACTAACAAGGGGTGGAGAGGGGGTATCAAGGCTTATTTTTGAAGCTTACAGGTTAGGGTGCCAGCTTGACGGTTGGGATGAGTACTTTAACTGGGAGAGCTGGACAGGGGCTTTTGATAGGAGCGGAATTGACCTAAACAGGGAGCTTGGAAGGAGGAGTTTAGAAGAGGAGCTCCCCTGGGACTTTATTGAAGGAGTGGTAAAGAAAGAGTTTTTAATAAGGGAGCTTGATAGGGCAAGGAGGGAGCTCTGGACTCCAGACTGCCGTATTGTTGGATGCCACGCCTGCGGAGCCTGTACTCCGGAGGAGATAAGGAAACTAAAGGACTACCCTATACCTGAGAAAATAGAGTTCAAAGTTCCTCCAAGGCCGAAAAGGGAGTTCCCTCTTAAGAGAAAAGTTGCACTGATTTTTGAAAAGAGGGGATTTTCCAGGTTCCTATCCCTCCTTGACCTTACAAGGGCATTTACGAGGACCTTTAGGAAGTTTAAAGTTCCTCTAAGGTACTCTCAAGGTTTTAACCCTCACCCGAAAATTAACATCCTCCTCGGCCTTCCCGTTGGTGTTGAAGGTCTAGGGGAAATTGTTGAGTTAGAGCTTACAGAGGAGAGCTTTGACTTTGACGGTTTAATAGAGGAATCTGTTAAGTTCCTCCCTGAGGGGTTAAAGTTTAAGTCTTTTGTTGACTTAGACTTAAAGGAGACTCTCCTAAAGAGAATAGAGAGAGTAACTTATTTAATTGAACCTAAGGGAGATTTTAACCTTGACCCTCTAAGGGCAGAAAGGGGAGTTACGAGGAAGGGTAAAGAGGTAGTACTTAAAGACTGGATTTTAGACTTGGACAGGGAAGACGGAAGGTTAAGGATTGATGTTAAAGTTTTAAATGGAAATACTTTAAACGTTCAGGATATACTAAACTTAATTGGGCTTGACTTGGGAAGCGCAGATGTTGTTAGGAAAGAACTCTACCCCGTCTAA